One Bos indicus isolate NIAB-ARS_2022 breed Sahiwal x Tharparkar chromosome 10, NIAB-ARS_B.indTharparkar_mat_pri_1.0, whole genome shotgun sequence DNA window includes the following coding sequences:
- the DACT1 gene encoding dapper homolog 1 isoform X1 encodes MKPSPTGTAKEQEPPAPARGEQRTAEPEGRWREKGEADTERQRTRERQEATLAGLAELEYLRQRQELLVRGALRGTGGAGAAAARAGELPGEAAQRNRLEEKFLEENILLLRKQLNCLRRRDAGLLNQLQELDKQISDLRLDVEKTSEERLETDSRPSSGFYELSDGASGSLSNSSNSVFSECLSSCHSSTCFCSPLEATLTISDGCPKSADLIGWLEYKEGHCEDQASRAVDCSPSTPQSNSLAVIADVNPKYQCDLVSKNGNDVYRYPSPLHAVAVQSPMFLLCLTGNPLREEERLGNHANDVCVGSELDAVKTDTNSPSPSSLWSAPHPSSSKKMDGYILSLVQKKTHPVRTNKPRTSVNADPTKGLLRNGSVCVRVTGGVSQGNNGNLKNSKQVPLPSGGIPSLDNGGFSPPKQWSKESKPEPLESKRLPAPEGCSPGTATELQGKHLPKNAKPVSQEHARCPPAGTGESSKESGQIPAASPKESPGRVLAPLQENKVVQPLKKVPQKNSPQAGTLAPPPAASALLPPTFPAEERPALDFRSEGSSSQSLEEGPPGKAPPVLAPPPGVRPPRGARPAAALRGSAVKHRALAVHGPESALPPVREKARVAGKKCRFPDDTDTNKKLRRAPAKARRGGGGQPDAGLPSRPLGAGHRAGSRAHGHGHGREAVVAKPKHKRTDSRRWRSAAEVSYEEALRRARRGRREPAGLFAAGPYASPYAYAASDSEYSAECESLFHSTVLDTSEDERSNYTTNCFGDSESSVSEGDFVGDSTSTSDSEESGGLIWSQFVQTLPLQPVPASDLRHNPTKTFVKIKASHNLKKKILRFRSGSLKLMTTV; translated from the exons ATGAAGCCGAGTCCGACTGGGACGGCTAAGGAGCAGGAGCCGCCGGCGCCGGCCCGGGGAGAGCAGCGCACGGCGGAGCCTGAGGGACGCTGGCGGGAGAAGGGCGAGGCGGACACGGAGCGGCAGCGCACCCGCGAGCGGCAGGAGGCCACGCTGGCCGGGCTGGCGGAGCTGGAGTACCTGCGCCAGCGCCAGGAGCTGCTGGTCCGGGGCGCCCTGCGCGGCACGGGGGGCGCGGGGGCCGCTGCAGCCCGCGCTGGGGAGCTGCCGGGGGAGGCGGCGCAGCGCAACCGCCTGGAGGAGAAGTTCTTGGAGGAGAACATCTTGCTGCTGCGGAAGCAATTG AATTGTTTGAGGAGAAGAGATGCTGGTTTGTTGAACCAGTTGCAGGAACTCGACAAGCAGATAAGTGACCTCAGACTGGATGTGGAAAAGACATCTGAAGAGCGCCTGGAGACAGACAGCCGCCCCAGCTCAG GGTTTTATGAACTGAGTGATGGGGCTTCAGGATCCCTGTCCAATTCCTCGAACTCGGTCTTCAGTGAGTGTTTATCCAGTTGTCATTCCAGCACCTGCTTCTGCAGCCCCTTGGAGGCAACCTTGACTATCTCAGATGGTTGCCCCAAATCTGCAG ATCTCATAGGATGGCTGGAATATAAAGAAGGCCATTGTGAAGACCAGGCCTCAAGGGCAGTTGACTGTTCCCCCTCCACACCACAATCTAATTCCCTTGCTGTCATTGCAGATGTGAATCCCAAGTACCAGTGCGATCTGGTGTCTAAAAATGGGAATGATGTGTATCGCTACCCCAGTCCACTTCATGCTGTGGCCGTGCAGAGCCCAATGTTCCTCCTTTGCCTGACTGGCAACCCACTGAGGGAAGAGGAGCGGCTTGGTAACCATGCCAACGACGTTTGTGTGGGATCTGAGCTGGACGCCGTCAAGACAGACACTAACTCACCATCTCCAAGCAGTTTGTGGTCTGCTCCCCATCCTTCATCCAGCAAGAAGATGGATGGTTACATTCTGAGCCTGGTCCAGAAAAAAACCCACCCAGTAAGGACCAACAAACCGAGGACCAGTGTGAACGCTGACCCCACGAAGGGGCTTCTGAGGAATGGGAGCGTTTGTGTCAGAGTGACTGGGGGTGTCTCACAGGGCAACAATGGGAACCTTAAGAATTCGAAACAGGTGCCTTTGCCCTCCGGAGGCATCCCTTCTTTGGACAATGGGGGCTTCTCCCCACCAAAACAGTGGTCAAAAGAATCAAAGCCAGAACCTCTGGAAAGCAAGAGGTTGCCCGCGCCTGAAGGCTGTTCTCCAGGCACTGCTACCGAACTTCAAGGTAAGCATTTGCCCAAAAATGCCAAGCCCGTCTCCCAGGAACATGCGAGGTGTCCCCCCGCTGGGACAGGGGAGTCCTCTAAGGAAAGCGGGCAGATCCCAGCTGCCTCTCCGAAAGAGAGCCCTGGGAGGGTCCTCGCACCGCTGCAAGAGAACAAAGTGGTCCAGCCACTGAAAAAGGTGCCACAGAAAAACAGCCCGCAGGCAGGCACTCTGGCGCCCCCTCCCGCCGCCTCAGCCCTGCTGCCCCCCACTTTCCCGGCGGAAGAGCGGCCGGCCCTGGATTTCAGAAGCGAGGGCTCTTCTTCTCAGAGCCTGGAGGAAGGGCCCCCGGGGAAGGCGCCGCCCGTCCTGGCGCCGCCTCCGGGGGTCAGGCCGCCCCGGGGTGCGCGCCCCGCGGCCGCCCTGAGGGGCTCCGCCGTGAAGCACCGGGCGCTGGCCGTCCACGGGCCGGAAAGTGCTCTGCCCCCCGTGAGGGAGAAGGCCCGGGTGGCCGGCAAGAAGTGTCGGTTCCCCGACGACACGGATACAAATAAGAAATTGCGGCGAGCCCCGGCTAAggcgcggcggggcgggggcggccagCCGGACGCGGGGCTCCCCAGCCGGCCTCTGGGGGCGGGCCACCGCGCAGGGAGCCGGGCGCACGGCCACGGCCACGGCCGGGAGGCGGTGGTGGCCAAGCCCAAGCACAAGCGCACCGACTCGCGGCGGTGGAGGTCGGCCGCCGAGGTGTCGTACGAGGAGGCGCTGCGGCGCGCGCGGCGGGGCCGACGGGAGCCCGCGGGGCTGTTTGCGGCCGGGCCTTACGCCAGCCCCTACGCGTACGCGGCCAGCGACTCCGAGTACTCGGCCGAGTGCGAGTCCCTGTTCCACTCCACTGTGCTGGACACCAGCGAGGACGAGCGCAGCAACTACACCACCAACTGCTTCGGCGACAGCGAGTCCAGCGTGAGCGAGGGCGACTTCGTGGGCGACAGCACGAGCACCAGCGACTCGGAGGAGAGCGGGGGCTTGATTTGGTCCCAGTTCGTGCAGACGCTCCCCCTGCAGCCGGTCCCGGCCTCCGACCTTCGCCACAACCCCACCAAAACCTTCGTCAAGATTAAGGCCTCGCACAACCTCAAGAAGAAGATCCTCCGCTTTCGATCGGGCTCTTTGAAACTGATGACGACGGTCTGA
- the DACT1 gene encoding dapper homolog 1 isoform X2 — protein MKPSPTGTAKEQEPPAPARGEQRTAEPEGRWREKGEADTERQRTRERQEATLAGLAELEYLRQRQELLVRGALRGTGGAGAAAARAGELPGEAAQRNRLEEKFLEENILLLRKQLNCLRRRDAGLLNQLQELDKQISDLRLDVEKTSEERLETDSRPSSGFYELSDGASGSLSNSSNSVFSECLSSCHSSTCFCSPLEATLTISDGCPKSADVNPKYQCDLVSKNGNDVYRYPSPLHAVAVQSPMFLLCLTGNPLREEERLGNHANDVCVGSELDAVKTDTNSPSPSSLWSAPHPSSSKKMDGYILSLVQKKTHPVRTNKPRTSVNADPTKGLLRNGSVCVRVTGGVSQGNNGNLKNSKQVPLPSGGIPSLDNGGFSPPKQWSKESKPEPLESKRLPAPEGCSPGTATELQGKHLPKNAKPVSQEHARCPPAGTGESSKESGQIPAASPKESPGRVLAPLQENKVVQPLKKVPQKNSPQAGTLAPPPAASALLPPTFPAEERPALDFRSEGSSSQSLEEGPPGKAPPVLAPPPGVRPPRGARPAAALRGSAVKHRALAVHGPESALPPVREKARVAGKKCRFPDDTDTNKKLRRAPAKARRGGGGQPDAGLPSRPLGAGHRAGSRAHGHGHGREAVVAKPKHKRTDSRRWRSAAEVSYEEALRRARRGRREPAGLFAAGPYASPYAYAASDSEYSAECESLFHSTVLDTSEDERSNYTTNCFGDSESSVSEGDFVGDSTSTSDSEESGGLIWSQFVQTLPLQPVPASDLRHNPTKTFVKIKASHNLKKKILRFRSGSLKLMTTV, from the exons ATGAAGCCGAGTCCGACTGGGACGGCTAAGGAGCAGGAGCCGCCGGCGCCGGCCCGGGGAGAGCAGCGCACGGCGGAGCCTGAGGGACGCTGGCGGGAGAAGGGCGAGGCGGACACGGAGCGGCAGCGCACCCGCGAGCGGCAGGAGGCCACGCTGGCCGGGCTGGCGGAGCTGGAGTACCTGCGCCAGCGCCAGGAGCTGCTGGTCCGGGGCGCCCTGCGCGGCACGGGGGGCGCGGGGGCCGCTGCAGCCCGCGCTGGGGAGCTGCCGGGGGAGGCGGCGCAGCGCAACCGCCTGGAGGAGAAGTTCTTGGAGGAGAACATCTTGCTGCTGCGGAAGCAATTG AATTGTTTGAGGAGAAGAGATGCTGGTTTGTTGAACCAGTTGCAGGAACTCGACAAGCAGATAAGTGACCTCAGACTGGATGTGGAAAAGACATCTGAAGAGCGCCTGGAGACAGACAGCCGCCCCAGCTCAG GGTTTTATGAACTGAGTGATGGGGCTTCAGGATCCCTGTCCAATTCCTCGAACTCGGTCTTCAGTGAGTGTTTATCCAGTTGTCATTCCAGCACCTGCTTCTGCAGCCCCTTGGAGGCAACCTTGACTATCTCAGATGGTTGCCCCAAATCTGCAG ATGTGAATCCCAAGTACCAGTGCGATCTGGTGTCTAAAAATGGGAATGATGTGTATCGCTACCCCAGTCCACTTCATGCTGTGGCCGTGCAGAGCCCAATGTTCCTCCTTTGCCTGACTGGCAACCCACTGAGGGAAGAGGAGCGGCTTGGTAACCATGCCAACGACGTTTGTGTGGGATCTGAGCTGGACGCCGTCAAGACAGACACTAACTCACCATCTCCAAGCAGTTTGTGGTCTGCTCCCCATCCTTCATCCAGCAAGAAGATGGATGGTTACATTCTGAGCCTGGTCCAGAAAAAAACCCACCCAGTAAGGACCAACAAACCGAGGACCAGTGTGAACGCTGACCCCACGAAGGGGCTTCTGAGGAATGGGAGCGTTTGTGTCAGAGTGACTGGGGGTGTCTCACAGGGCAACAATGGGAACCTTAAGAATTCGAAACAGGTGCCTTTGCCCTCCGGAGGCATCCCTTCTTTGGACAATGGGGGCTTCTCCCCACCAAAACAGTGGTCAAAAGAATCAAAGCCAGAACCTCTGGAAAGCAAGAGGTTGCCCGCGCCTGAAGGCTGTTCTCCAGGCACTGCTACCGAACTTCAAGGTAAGCATTTGCCCAAAAATGCCAAGCCCGTCTCCCAGGAACATGCGAGGTGTCCCCCCGCTGGGACAGGGGAGTCCTCTAAGGAAAGCGGGCAGATCCCAGCTGCCTCTCCGAAAGAGAGCCCTGGGAGGGTCCTCGCACCGCTGCAAGAGAACAAAGTGGTCCAGCCACTGAAAAAGGTGCCACAGAAAAACAGCCCGCAGGCAGGCACTCTGGCGCCCCCTCCCGCCGCCTCAGCCCTGCTGCCCCCCACTTTCCCGGCGGAAGAGCGGCCGGCCCTGGATTTCAGAAGCGAGGGCTCTTCTTCTCAGAGCCTGGAGGAAGGGCCCCCGGGGAAGGCGCCGCCCGTCCTGGCGCCGCCTCCGGGGGTCAGGCCGCCCCGGGGTGCGCGCCCCGCGGCCGCCCTGAGGGGCTCCGCCGTGAAGCACCGGGCGCTGGCCGTCCACGGGCCGGAAAGTGCTCTGCCCCCCGTGAGGGAGAAGGCCCGGGTGGCCGGCAAGAAGTGTCGGTTCCCCGACGACACGGATACAAATAAGAAATTGCGGCGAGCCCCGGCTAAggcgcggcggggcgggggcggccagCCGGACGCGGGGCTCCCCAGCCGGCCTCTGGGGGCGGGCCACCGCGCAGGGAGCCGGGCGCACGGCCACGGCCACGGCCGGGAGGCGGTGGTGGCCAAGCCCAAGCACAAGCGCACCGACTCGCGGCGGTGGAGGTCGGCCGCCGAGGTGTCGTACGAGGAGGCGCTGCGGCGCGCGCGGCGGGGCCGACGGGAGCCCGCGGGGCTGTTTGCGGCCGGGCCTTACGCCAGCCCCTACGCGTACGCGGCCAGCGACTCCGAGTACTCGGCCGAGTGCGAGTCCCTGTTCCACTCCACTGTGCTGGACACCAGCGAGGACGAGCGCAGCAACTACACCACCAACTGCTTCGGCGACAGCGAGTCCAGCGTGAGCGAGGGCGACTTCGTGGGCGACAGCACGAGCACCAGCGACTCGGAGGAGAGCGGGGGCTTGATTTGGTCCCAGTTCGTGCAGACGCTCCCCCTGCAGCCGGTCCCGGCCTCCGACCTTCGCCACAACCCCACCAAAACCTTCGTCAAGATTAAGGCCTCGCACAACCTCAAGAAGAAGATCCTCCGCTTTCGATCGGGCTCTTTGAAACTGATGACGACGGTCTGA